A genomic stretch from Theobroma cacao cultivar B97-61/B2 chromosome 4, Criollo_cocoa_genome_V2, whole genome shotgun sequence includes:
- the LOC18601605 gene encoding uncharacterized protein LOC18601605 codes for MAEESFSSPVTPDITKPVGGNLRRNSLAGTGSANSGEKTLPRYLRASTGSCHDFCKYGKKHESEEKARHYFPKRIIKKPCDEPNSFESLDLPQRKETSAVKSKSFPNSRAHTPNTSNVIKLQVSKDPPDRKNSKIHEALSKKEKATVAKLKLKHSPNSRSRSYDISDVIKLEVPTNSSDSKTPRKHEVLSEAKQTSMAKLRLSPNLKSRLSDAPKFMQQDGSSSSERVQISSKEVPSKAIEKSFSKRHTTSLKLKSVAEKNPSSSVLSEGLTVRRNSGISDMKMGKRTVTSKVAVKKVVALPRASLSPRPYLTRATSLTTRKNKNLKVVPPQKNQNKVNKYETEQPLNEHSESNNDILQEKTLYVIKMETQSDKNEICAAELSSPIASSPKPSSLPISPSLSYHSERDQDESEYSVTEVEDDSDSEYDEDEAVNMEEAEILEGENGGRPRKAGTVISNDKDGRPVKLSFRRGKVVDIQSENNGPRRLKFRRGRVLGENQNIKAEGRRTYRRRGADGDTNDDKPSGEKVVLRHQDMQGKKDDKGLFNNVIEETASKLVETRKSKVKALVGAFETVISLQDTKPSANTVT; via the coding sequence ATGGCTGAGGAGAGTTTCAGTTCACCAGTGACACCAGATATTACCAAGCCAGTTGGGGGTAATTTAAGAAGAAACTCCTTGGCAGGAACAGGTTCTGCAAACAGTGGAGAAAAAACTCTTCCTCGATATCTGAGGGCTTCTACTGGTTCTTGTCATGATTTTTGCAAATATGGGAAGAAACATGAATCTGAAGAGAAGGCTAGACATTACTTTCCGAAGAGGATTATAAAAAAGCCATGTGATGAGCCAAATTCATTTGAGAGCTTGGACTTGCCACAGAGGAAGGAGACATCAGCAGTTAAGTCCAAATCTTTCCCCAATTCCAGAGCTCATACCCCTAACACTTCTAATGTCATCAAGCTTCAAGTGTCCAAAGACCCTCCTGACAGAAAAAATTCTAAGATACATGAAGCTCtgtcaaagaaagaaaaggcaaCTGTGGCAAAGCTCAAGCTCAAACATTCTCCCAATTCCAGAAGTCGTTCCTATGATATCTCTGATGTCATCAAGCTTGAAGTGCCCACAAACTCTTCTGACAGCAAAACTCCTAGGAAACATGAAGTTCTGTCAGAGGCGAAACAGACATCAATGGCAAAGCTCAGATTGTCACCCAATTTAAAATCCCGCTTATCTGATGCCCCTAAATTCATGCAGCAGGATGGATCATCATCTTCTGAGAGAGTTCAAATCTCTTCAAAAGAAGTTCCATCTAAAGCTATCGAAAAAAGCTTTTCTAAACGGCATACTACTTCTTTGAAGCTGAAATCTGTAGCAGAAAAAAATCCTTCTTCTTCTGTCCTTTCAGAAGGTTTAACTGTAAGGAGAAACAGTGGAATCAGTGATATGAAGATGGGAAAAAGGACTGTGACCTCCAAAGTAGCTGTAAAGAAAGTAGTGGCATTGCCAAGAGCTTCATTGTCCCCAAGACCTTATCTCACTAGAGCTACAAGCCTAACCacaagaaagaacaagaacttGAAAGTTGTGCCTCCACAGAAGAATCAGAACAAGGTCAACAAGTATGAAACTGAGCAACCTCTCAATGAACATAGTGAAAGCAATAATGACATACTTCAGGAGAAAACCCTTTATGTTATCAAGATGGAGACACAATctgataaaaatgaaatttgtgCTGCTGAATTGTCTTCACCTATTGCTTCATCTCCCAAGCCTTCATCCCTCCCAATCTCTCCATCTTTGTCATACCATAGTGAAAGAGATCAAGATGAATCTGAGTATTCAGTGACTGAAGTAGAGGATGACTCTGACTCTGAatatgatgaagatgaagcTGTAAATATGGAAGAAGCAGAAATTTTGGAAGGGGAAAATGGAGGAAGGCCCAGAAAGGCCGGGACGGTTATCTCTAATGACAAGGATGGCCGACCTGTGAAATTATCTTTCAGGAGAGGAAAGGTTGTTGACATTCAGTCTGAGAATAATGGTCCAAGGAGGCTGAAGTTCAGGCGAGGAAGAGTACTGGGGGAGAACCAAAATATTAAGGCTGAAGGACGGAGAACATATAGGAGGAGAGGAGCTGATGGTGACACAAATGACGACAAACCTAGTGGGGAAAAGGTTGTTTTGAGACACCAGGATATGCAGGGGAAGAAAGATGACAAGGGTTTGTTCAACAATGTCATCGAAGAAACTGCTAGTAAACTTGTTGAAACCCGAAAAAGTAAGGTTAAGGCCTTGGTTGGTGCTTTTGAAACTGTTATCTCCCTCCAAGACACCAAGCCTTCAGCAAACACTGTCACTTGA
- the LOC18601608 gene encoding uncharacterized protein LOC18601608: MEEGKEVGEESKEERVGEVKEGVASIALLPSGSLSGHFIQLPQSICYGLHGTELACEMECSRGEDYRLIKLTIIDYNSKKEHAVVVECRGHDAARFHNIDHAHGWEKDVVDMVERKEGKKKILISFECETLKSDKAAEDHIKQFMPKLSGLDAVVNIGRMSMSGLDFEAEAADSKQDLSTA; the protein is encoded by the exons atgg aagaaggaaaagaagtgGGAGAAGAATCAAAAGAAGAGAGAGTTGGGGAAGTGAAGGAAGGAGTGGCATCAATAGCGTTATTGCCAAGTGGGTCCCTCTCAGGCCATTTCATTCAGCTTCCTCAATCTATCTGCTATGGTCTTCATGGCACTG AGTTGGCTTGTGAGATGGAGTGCAGCAGGGGTGAGGACTACCGCTTGATCAAGCTCACAATCATAGACTACAAT AGTAAGAAAGAGCACGCTGTCGTAGTGGAGTGTAGAGGGCATGATGCTGCTCGGTTCCATAACATTGACCATGCTCATGG TTGGGAGAAGGATGTCGTGGATATGGTTGAACGAAAagaagggaagaaaaagattttgatctcTTTTGAGTGTGAGACACTGAAATCTGACAAAGCAGCTGAAGACCATATAAAGCAGTTCATGCCTAAATTATCTGGGCTAGATGCTGTTG TTAATATTGGACGGATGAGCATGTCAGGGTTGGACTTTGAAGCAGAAGCAGCAGACTCTAAGCAGGATTTATCAACTGCTTAA
- the LOC18601607 gene encoding EID1-like F-box protein 2 → MILTKQYRCIHSSSCQCTKGHLSEDVIFLVFQHLNWNPKLIATLSCICKWFDDLAKRVLWKEFCKTRAPKMMLDLQSSGSHSVDGNWRALGKLLIYCSGCSTGGLFNSIQIPGHFVYRTRFSRTSGKSFLLPQCRTDVLYVSDPCEHLDQGDEGDVGFFRGIFKSFLVSKVRKMLIDRGAQLHPTAVCPYCKAKLWNMLQAHMVPQSASCRLGAYEDCIEYYVCLNGHMLGICTLLPLSDSEEASESE, encoded by the coding sequence ATGATTCTAACAAAGCAATATCGTTGCATACACTCATCTAGTTGTCAATGCACAAAAGGTCATCTAAGTGAAGATGTGATATTCCTAGTGTTTCAACATCTGAACTGGAACCCTAAGTTGATTGCTACTCTTTCATGCATATGCAAATGGTTTGACGATCTTGCCAAGAGAGTACTGTGGAAGGAGTTCTGCAAAACAAGGGCCCCAAAGATGATGCTTGATCTTCAGTCTAGTGGAAGTCACAGCGTTGATGGGAACTGGAGAGCACTTGGAAAGCTGCTTATTTATTGTTCAGGATGTAGCACTGGTGGCTTGTTCAATAGCATTCAAATCCCTGGCCATTTTGTTTACAGGACCAGGTTCTCTAGGACCTCGGGCAAAAGCTTCCTTTTACCACAATGCAGAACAGATGTTTTGTATGTATCTGACCCTTGTGAACATCTAGACCAAGGGGATGAGGGTGATGTGGGATTTTTCCGAGGAATTTTCAAGTCATTCTTGGTTTCAAAGGTTCGGAAAATGTTGATTGACAGAGGTGCCCAGCTTCATCCAACAGCAGTGTGTCCTTATTGTAAGGCAAAATTGTGGAACATGCTGCAAGCACATATGGTACCACAGAGTGCAAGCTGTAGGTTGGGTGCTTATGAGGATTGCATTGAGTATTATGTGTGCCTAAATGGACATATGCTTGGCATCTGCACCCTTTTACCCTTGTCTGATTCTGAAGAGGCATCTGAATCAGAATGA
- the LOC18601609 gene encoding pentatricopeptide repeat-containing protein At3g29290 has translation MGELLSNSASFSIISNGFGCRYQSCSQSRGRNGVCSRRFRGCFFVGSVMKTPRRRVVQCRLNMVWMPVHQCVWFGHLRKKMSPMNFLFELSRIVPKMVASIESEMDCEDDEENILIQKGKEEFELDSLGQNLPPWGNLVVDESLDFEHTSVGQPAISSNGKDSVHDSKVHFLEETNEEELSRRVLMLSRSNKVRSALELCRSMKLSGLQPSAHACNSLLSCLLRNGLVDDALRTFEFMKANELITGHTYSLILKAIADTQGCDAALDMFAELERDYEQKKGFDVIVYNTALSICGRWNNWVETERVWRRILENGYSGTQVTYSLLVSIFVRCNQNELALDAYDEMIRNGLEPRDDTMHAVISACTKEEKWDLALSIFQKILNDGLKPNPVACNALINSLGKAGEVRLAFKIYDIMKSLGHTPDAFTWNSLLGALYRANQYADALHLFERIRKQSSLANVHLYNTALMSCQKLRLWDRALQLLWQMEASGLLVSTASYNLVISACETARKPKVALQVYDHMIHQKCVPDTFTHLSLIRSCIWGSLWAEVEEILNRVPENVSLYNAVIHGMCLKGKVESAKKLYMRMRKNGLKPDGKTRALMLQNLRKDQIKVKRSSYHSR, from the exons ATGGGAGAATTGTTGAGCAATTCAGCTTCATTTTCCATAATATCAAATGGGTTTGGATGCCGGTATCAGTCATGTAGCCAAAGTAGAGGTAGAAATGGTGTCTGTTCTAGGCGTTTTCGTGGCTGCTTTTTTGTTGGTTCGGTTATGAAGACTCCTAGAAGGCGTGTGGTACAATGTAGGCTAAACATGGTTTGGATGCCGGTTCATCAATGTGTTTGGTTTGGTCATTTACGAAAGAAAATGTCACCGATGAATTTTCTGTTCGAGTTATCTAGGATAGTACCAAAGATGGTTGCCAGTATTGAATCTGAGATGGATTGTGAAGATGATGaggaaaatattttgatccaaaaagggaaagaagaatttgagtTGGATTCTTTGGGTCAAAATTTGCCTCCTTGGGGAAATTTAGTGGTTGATGAAAGTTTGGATTTCGAGCACACAAGTGTTGGTCAGCCTGCGATAAGTTCAAATGGGAAGGACAGTGTACATGATAGTAAGGTACACTTTTTGGAGGAAACGAACGAAGAGGAATTATCAAGAAGAGTATTGATGCTTAGTAGGTCCAACAAGGTCAGAAGTGCATTGGAATTGTGTAGATCAATGAAGTTGTCAGGTCTTCAACCCAGCGCTCATGCATGtaattctcttctttcttgCCTGCTAAGAAATGGGCTGGTTGATGATGCCTTGAGAACTTTCGAGTTTATGAAGGCAAATGAACTCATTACTGGGCATACTTATAGCTTAATACTGAAAGCCATTGCAGATACTCAGGGTTGTGATGCAGCCCTTGATATGTTTGCAGAACTGGAACGGGATTATGAACAGAAGAAAGGTTTTGATGTGATTGTTTATAATACAGCATTATCTATTTGTGGAAGATGGAACAATTGGGTTGAAACTGAGAGGGTATGGAGAAGAATCCTGGAAAATGGCTATAGTGGAACACAAGTCACTTATTCCCTGCTAGTTAGCATTTTTGTTCGTTGTAATCAGAATGAATTGGCGCTTGATGCTTATGATGAGATGATTCGAAATGGATTGGAACCCCGGGATGATACAATGCATGCCGTGATTAGTGCATgcacaaaggaagaaaaatgggatTTGGCATTATCCATCtttcagaaaattttgaatgatgGATTGAAGCCAAATCCAGTAGCATGTAATGCATTAATTAATTCACTTGGAAAAGCTGGAGAGGTCAGATTAGCTTTTAAAATCTATGATATTATGAAATCCTTGGGTCATACACCAGATGCTTTCACATGGAATTCACTGCTTGGTGCTTTGTATAGGGCAAATCAATATGCTGATGCTCTCCACCTCTTTGAGAGAATAAGGAAACAGAGCTCACTAGCAAATGTACATCTGTACAACACTGCTTTAATGTCATGCCAGAAGCTTCGTTTGTGGGATAGGGCCTTGCAGCTTTTATGGCAAATGGAAGCCTCAGGATTGTTGGTTTCAACTGCATCCTATAATCTTGTCATCAGTGCTTGTGAGACTGCCAGGAAACCTAAAGTTGCATTGCAAGTTTATGACCACATGATTCATCAGAAGTGTGTTCCAGACACATTTACTCATTTGTCACTTATAAGAAGCTGCATTTGGGGATCTCTTTGGGCTGAAGTAGAGGAAATTCTAAAT AGAGTTCCAGAAAATGTATCTCTATATAATGCTGTTATTCATGGAATGTGTTTAAAAGGCAAGGTGGAATCAGCGAAGAAACTGTACATGAGAATGCGAAAGAATGGTCTCAAACCTGATGGCAAAACCAGGGCATTGATGCTTCAGAACTTACGaaaagatcaaatcaaagtgaAGAGGTCGTCCTACCATTCTAGATGA